In the Pseudonocardia sediminis genome, GACAGCTGCTGCAGCTGATGATCCACTCGATCTACTCGAACAAGGACATCTTCCTGCGCGAGCTGATCTCCAACGCCTCCGACGCGCTGGACAAGCTCCGGCTCGAGAGCCTGCAGGACAAGGACCTGGACGTCGACACGTCCGACCTGCACCTCGAGCTGGTCATCGACAAGGAGAACCGCACCCTGACCGTGCGGGACAACGGCATCGGCATGAGCCGCGACGAGGTCGTCGACCTCATCGGCACGATCGCCAAGTCCGGCACCGCCGAGCTGCTGGCCAAGCTCAAGGAGACCGACCCGGCGGCGTCGCAGGAGCTGATCGGCCAGTTCGGCGTCGGCTTCTACTCCAGCTTCATGGTCGCCGACACGGTCACGCTGGTGACGCGCAAGGCCGGTGAGAGCGCGGGCGTGCGCTGGGAGTCCGCGGGCGAGGGCTCGTACACGATCGAGCCCGTCGACGACGCGCCGCAGGGCACCGCCGTCACGCTGGCGCTCAAGGCGGAGGACGCCGAGGACAGCCTGCACGACTACGCGAACCCGGCCACCGTCCGTCGCATCGTCAAGAAGTACTCCGACTTCATCACCTGGCCGATCCGGATGACCCCGGAGAAGGCCGCGGCGACCGAGGAGGGCGAGGAGCCCGCGGAGCCGCAGCCGGAGACCGTCAACTCGATGAAGGCGCTCTGGGCGCGGGCCCAGAAGGACGTCACGCCCGAGGAATACAACGAGTTCTACCGGCACGTCTCGCACGACTGGCAGGAGCCGCTGGAGACGATCCGGCTCGCCGCCGAGGGCACCTTCGAGTACCAGGCGCTGCTGTTCCTGCCGCAGGTCGCACCGATGGACCTCTACATGCGCGACTCCCGCCGCGGCGTGCAGCTCTACGTCCGGCGCGTGTTCATCATGGACGACTGCGAGGCGCTGGTCCCGGAGTACCTGCGGTTCGTCAAGGGCGTCGTCGACGCCGCGGACCTCTCGCTCAACGTGTCGCGCGAGATCCTGCAGCAGGACCGTCAGATCTCGGCGATCCGCCGTCGTCTGGTCAAGAAGGTGCTGTCCACGGTCAGGACGATGATGACCGAGGAGCCGGAGAAGTACACGACGTTCTGGGACCAGTTCGGGCGCGCGGTCAAGGAAGGCCTGATCTCCGACCACGACAACCTCGACGCGATCCTGGAGATCAGCTCCTTCGCCTCCACCCACGACGCGGAGAAGCCCACGACGCTGGCGCAGTACGTCGAGCGGATGAAGGACGGCCAGGAGCACATCTACTACATGACCGGCGACTCCCGGTCGTCGATCGAGTCCTCGCCGCACATGGAGGCGTTGCGTGACCGCGGCTACGAGGTCCTGCTGCTGACCGACCCGATCGACGAGGTCTGGGTCGACCAGGTGCCCGGCTTCGACGACAAGGAGCTGCGCTCGATCGCCAAGGGCCAGGTGGACCTGGAGACCGAGGAGCAGAAGGAGAAGGCCGGTGAGCAGCGCGAGGAGTTCGCCGGGTTGCTGGACTGGATGGGCACCACGCTGGCCGACGACGTCAAGGAGGTCCGCCTGTCCTCGCGGCTGACCACCTCGGCGGCGTGCCTGGTCAACGACGAGAACGACATGAGCCCGACCCTGGAGAAGATGTACCGGGCGATGGGCCAGGAGATGCCGACGGTCAAGCGCATCCTGGAGCTCAACCCGTCGCACCCGCTGGTCGCCGGGCTGAAGTCCAAGCAGTCGGAGACGCCGGACGACGCGGGTCTGGGCGAGACCGCGGAGCTGCTCTACGGCATGGCCCTGCTGGCCGAGGGCGGGGAGCTGTCCGACCCGTCGCGCTTCGTCTCGCTCCTGGCCGGACGGTTGGAGCGCACGCTGTAGGTGGGTCGTGCGCGGATATCGCCGCCCTGGCAGCGATATCCGCGCACTGGCTCTTGCGCAGAAATATGAGCGACTGAACATATGGTGGCTCGTCGGGTATGTCTGCCGTAGGTTTCTCCCGAGTCGATCACCCCGCAGGACGGGGCCGTCCCGGGTGCGTACGGGCGTGCCCGTGCAGAACTGGAGACCGCCCGTGCCCGGACCCCGACGTCCCGTCCGTGTCGCCGCCGCGCTGGTGGCGGCGACCGCCCTGCTGGCCGGATGCGGGGGTGCGGCGGAGGCGCCGGCACCCGCCGCGGCGGGTCTGGAGAACTGCGGCGTCGACGTCCCGCTGAGGACTCCGACGAAGATCTTCGCGGCGTTCCAGAACGGGATCGAGGCGGTCTACGCGCTCGGCGCGGGCGACCGGGTCGTCGGCGCGGCGTACCTGGACAACGTGCCGATCCCCGAGGTCACGGCGCAGTTCCGGCCGGAGCAGCAGCGGCCGGTCTACTTCCCGGAGGAGTACCCGAGCCGCGAGGAGGTGCTGCGGCTGGCGCCCGACCTCGTCGTCTCCGGGTTCACCGGCGCGTTCACCCGCGAGGGCCTGGGCACCCGGGCCGAGCTGGCGCGGGCCGGGACCGGGACGTACCTGTTCCGGCAGTACTGCCCGAGCTCCGACGGAGCGGGGCAGACGTCACTGGCCGTCAACGACGTCTCCTTCGACGGAGTCTACGCCGACCTCACCGACCTCGGCCGGCTGCTCGGCGCGCCGGACCGTGCCCAGGCGCTGGTGGACCGGATGCGCACGAGCATCGACGGGACCCGGGCGAGGCTCGACGGCGTGACCACGCGTCCCCGGGTGGCGATGATCAACAGGCCGGGCGGTGCGGGCGAGCTGCGGGTGTTCGGCACCGGCGACATGGCCACGACGCTGATCGAGGCGGCCGGCGGCGTACAGGCCTTCCCCGAGCTCGACGGGCGGCAGCGGCGCATCTCGCTGGAGGGGCTGGTCACCGCGCGTCCGGACGTGATCGTCGTGCCGGCGTGCTGCGGTGCGGACATCGGGCCGGAGGGGGCGCGGGAGCTGATCGACGAGCTGCGCGCGAACCCGGCCCTGGCCCAGGTTCCGGCGGTACGTGACGGACGGGTCTACCCGTCGACGTTCGCCGAGGTCACCCCCGGCGTGCGCAACGCCGACGCGCTGGAGAACCTGGCCCGGCAGCTGCACCCGGAGCGGTTCTGAGTCGCCCCGGGTGCAGCACCGGTCAGATCTTCGTGACGTGCCCCGGGCGGTAGGTCTCCTTCGTGACCAGCACCGCGACCAGGGTGATGACGGCGGCCACGGTGATGTAGGCGGCGACGGAGAGGATCGTCCCGGTCGCGGCCAGCAGCGACGCCGCGATCAGGGGGGCGAACCCGCCGCCGACGACGGCCGCGAGCTGGTAGCCGATCGAGGCGCCGGAGTAGCGGATCTCGGCCGAGAACATCTCCGTCATGTAGGCGGCGAGCGGTCCGTAGAGCGCCCCGAGCACCAGGCCGCCGATCAGGGCGGCGGCCATCATCCCGGGGATCGTCGCCGTCTCCATCAGCAGGAAGAACGGGAAGACCGAGACGAGGGTCGCGATCGCGGCCGGGAGGACCACCTTCTTGCGGCCCAGCCTGTCCGAGAGTCCCGCGAAGACCGGGAACGCGAACACCACGACCGCGCTGGAGATCATGATGATCGTCAGGATGGTCGTGCGTGGCACCCCGAGCGTGGGCATGTAGGACACCATGAACACGATCTGGGTGTAGAAGTACACCTGGATGACCAGCAGGATCCCGGCCGACTTCAGGATCGGCCCCGGGTGCGTGCGGATCGCCTCGAGGATCGGGGAGCGCTTCTTCACGACCGGGCCGCTCGCCTGGGCGGCGGCCTTCTGCTCGAGCGCCTTGAACGCCGGGGTGTCCTCGAGCTTGACCTGGACCCACAGACCCAGGGCGATCACGATCACGCTGAGCAGGAACGGGATCCGCCAGCCCCACGAGGCGAACGACTCCGACGGCATCACCGCGACCAGGATCAGGAACGTCAGGTTCGACAGGATGACCGCCAGCGTCGGCCCGATCTGGGCGAAGCTGCCGTAGAAGCCGCGACGGTGTGGTGGCGCGTTCTCGGTGACCATCAGCATCGCGCCGCCGTACTGCCCGCCGACCGCGATGCCCTGGACGCTGCGCAGCACCACCAGCAGGATCGGCGCCAGGATGCCGACCTGGGCGTAGGTGGGCAGCGCGCCGATCAGCGCGGTCGCCGCGCCCATCATCACCATGGCGATGACCAGCAGCTTCTTGCGGCCGAGCCGGTCACCGAAGTGGCCGAACAGGATGCCGCCGACGGGCCGGAACATGAACCCGACGCCGAACGTGGCGAACGCGGCCAGCGTGCCGACGGTCGGGTCGACCTCGGGGAAGAACACCTCGTTGAACACCAGCGCGGCCGCGGTGCCGTAGATGTAGAAGTCGAACCACTCCAGGGTGCTGGCCGACAGTGCGGCCACCGCGACCCGGCGCAGCGTGGACTCCGATGCGGGGTTGTCGTCGACTTCCGTGCCGAGGTCGGTCATGGGCAGGCCTCCGTCCGGGCCGTCGCGGCTCCATTGCCACGACGGTTGCCGCAGAACGTAACCGGAATCCGTGCGCTCGAACAGCTTTCGGGTGAATGAGACGCAAGCCTTGATAACGCTCCGTCGCCCGGGCCAGGATGCCGACATGCCGCACCTGCGTCGTAATATCGCGTCGTCGATCCTGCTCTGCGGTCTTCTGGCCGGGTGCGGAGCCGGAGCACCGGCGACGGCCCCACCGGAACCGGCCGCCGCGTCGTCGAGCGCCCCCGCGCTGCCCGCTCCGGGGACGGTCGCGCTGACCGGTGACCTCCGGGCGCCGGGGGAGCTGACGACGGCGTCGCTCGCCCGTCTCCCGCAGCGCACCGTGACGGTGGGCTACCGGACGGGCAAGGGGCCCGAGAAGCGCACCGAGACCGGGGTGCTGCTGGCCGACGCGGTCCCGGCCACGGCGTTCGCCGAGGCACCGGGGAAGAACCCGGCGCTGTCCTTCGCCGTCCTCGGGGTCGGGGCCGACGGCTACACCGCGCTCGTCGCCTACGGGGAGTACTCACCGGACTTCGGCGACCGCGGCACCATGATCGCCACCAGCGAGGACGGGAAGCCGCTGGAACGGCCGCGCCTCGTCGTCCCGGGGGACGTCAAGGGCGGCCGCTACGTCAGCGACCTCGTCGAGCTGAAGGTCGTCCGGGTCGCGCGCTGAGGTTTCGACGGCCGAGGGTCACCAGGTGACGGGCAGCGCGGCCAGGCCGTAGATGAAGCTGTAGGCCCGGAACGGGACCTCCTCGGTCGTCTCGGCGCGGGCCAGCGTCGGGAACCGGCGCAGCAGGGCCGGGAACGCGGTCTCCATCTCCATCCGGGCCAGCGGCGCGCCCAGGCAGTGGTGGATGCCGTGCCCGAACGCGACGTGCCCGGCCGCGCCGCGGCGGACGTCGAGCCGGTCCGGGTCCTCGATCTGGGCACTGTCCCGGTTCGCCGCCGGCAGCGAGCAGACGACCAGCGAGCCCTCCGGGATCGCGACGCCACGGATCTCGGTGTCGGCCATCACCAGGCGCGGGACCCCGGAGTGCACGATGGACAGCCACCGCAGCAGCTCCTCCACGCTCGCCCGGGCCAGGTCCGGCTCGTCGCGGACCAGCGCCAGCTGCTCCGGGTTCTCCAGCAGGGCCAGCGTGCCCAGGCCGAGCATGTTCGACGT is a window encoding:
- the htpG gene encoding molecular chaperone HtpG, yielding MSTATETIEFQAESRQLLQLMIHSIYSNKDIFLRELISNASDALDKLRLESLQDKDLDVDTSDLHLELVIDKENRTLTVRDNGIGMSRDEVVDLIGTIAKSGTAELLAKLKETDPAASQELIGQFGVGFYSSFMVADTVTLVTRKAGESAGVRWESAGEGSYTIEPVDDAPQGTAVTLALKAEDAEDSLHDYANPATVRRIVKKYSDFITWPIRMTPEKAAATEEGEEPAEPQPETVNSMKALWARAQKDVTPEEYNEFYRHVSHDWQEPLETIRLAAEGTFEYQALLFLPQVAPMDLYMRDSRRGVQLYVRRVFIMDDCEALVPEYLRFVKGVVDAADLSLNVSREILQQDRQISAIRRRLVKKVLSTVRTMMTEEPEKYTTFWDQFGRAVKEGLISDHDNLDAILEISSFASTHDAEKPTTLAQYVERMKDGQEHIYYMTGDSRSSIESSPHMEALRDRGYEVLLLTDPIDEVWVDQVPGFDDKELRSIAKGQVDLETEEQKEKAGEQREEFAGLLDWMGTTLADDVKEVRLSSRLTTSAACLVNDENDMSPTLEKMYRAMGQEMPTVKRILELNPSHPLVAGLKSKQSETPDDAGLGETAELLYGMALLAEGGELSDPSRFVSLLAGRLERTL
- a CDS encoding MFS transporter, with amino-acid sequence MTDLGTEVDDNPASESTLRRVAVAALSASTLEWFDFYIYGTAAALVFNEVFFPEVDPTVGTLAAFATFGVGFMFRPVGGILFGHFGDRLGRKKLLVIAMVMMGAATALIGALPTYAQVGILAPILLVVLRSVQGIAVGGQYGGAMLMVTENAPPHRRGFYGSFAQIGPTLAVILSNLTFLILVAVMPSESFASWGWRIPFLLSVIVIALGLWVQVKLEDTPAFKALEQKAAAQASGPVVKKRSPILEAIRTHPGPILKSAGILLVIQVYFYTQIVFMVSYMPTLGVPRTTILTIIMISSAVVVFAFPVFAGLSDRLGRKKVVLPAAIATLVSVFPFFLLMETATIPGMMAAALIGGLVLGALYGPLAAYMTEMFSAEIRYSGASIGYQLAAVVGGGFAPLIAASLLAATGTILSVAAYITVAAVITLVAVLVTKETYRPGHVTKI
- a CDS encoding molybdopterin-binding oxidoreductase; translation: MPHLRRNIASSILLCGLLAGCGAGAPATAPPEPAAASSSAPALPAPGTVALTGDLRAPGELTTASLARLPQRTVTVGYRTGKGPEKRTETGVLLADAVPATAFAEAPGKNPALSFAVLGVGADGYTALVAYGEYSPDFGDRGTMIATSEDGKPLERPRLVVPGDVKGGRYVSDLVELKVVRVAR
- a CDS encoding ABC transporter substrate-binding protein, which translates into the protein MPGPRRPVRVAAALVAATALLAGCGGAAEAPAPAAAGLENCGVDVPLRTPTKIFAAFQNGIEAVYALGAGDRVVGAAYLDNVPIPEVTAQFRPEQQRPVYFPEEYPSREEVLRLAPDLVVSGFTGAFTREGLGTRAELARAGTGTYLFRQYCPSSDGAGQTSLAVNDVSFDGVYADLTDLGRLLGAPDRAQALVDRMRTSIDGTRARLDGVTTRPRVAMINRPGGAGELRVFGTGDMATTLIEAAGGVQAFPELDGRQRRISLEGLVTARPDVIVVPACCGADIGPEGARELIDELRANPALAQVPAVRDGRVYPSTFAEVTPGVRNADALENLARQLHPERF